A part of Liolophura sinensis isolate JHLJ2023 chromosome 1, CUHK_Ljap_v2, whole genome shotgun sequence genomic DNA contains:
- the LOC135462170 gene encoding ciliary microtubule associated protein 1A-like — MCISFCFVTGPGPARYKLPSTVGRENVDCTKHYAPSYSFGQKTWKMYSDSPGPVYNFDSKMTNRGSAEAPLYSLSGRHKDSKMFVTPGPGQYNTERIVPPMERRAPTFTMSTRTRYRSADNVPAPNRYSLPCTLGDKVPHVKGGMAVTMSGRHEIYSSSYDFARTPGPAGYPAISANVTKSKRPVFTLKPRTDMPKSKMNNPGPGAYDPDKQKRSNYKFTMGTRHSEFIMPMITMTDVQD; from the exons atgtgtatttctttttgttttgtaacagGTCCTGGACCAGCACGTTATAAGTTGCCGTCCACGGTTGGCAGGGAGAATGTGGATTGTACCAAACACTACGCACCTTCTTACTCATTTGGCCAGAAAACATGGa AAATGTATTCGGACAGCCCTGGCCCAGTGTACAATTTCGACAGTAAAATGACGAACCGAGGATCTGCGGAAGCTCCTTTGTACTCATTGTCTGGAAGACATAAGGACTCAA AGATGTTTGTGACGCCGGGGCCTGGGCAGTACAACACGGAAAGAATTGTCCCGCCCATGGAACGACGGGCACCGACCTTCACCATGTCAACAAGGACACGCTACCGCTCAGCAGACAATGTCCCCGCCCCTAACCGTTACTCCCTGCCCTGTACCCTCGGGGACAAGGTGCCCCACGTGAAGGGCGGCATGGCCGTGACCATGTCCGGCAGACACGAAATCTACAGCTCGTCTTACGACTTCGCCCGGACACCGGGACCGGCCGGATATCCGGCTATCTCTGCGAACGTAACCAAGTCCAAGAGGCCGGTGTTCACGCTGAAGCCGCGGACAGACATGCCCAAGTCCAAAATGAATAACCCGGGTCCTGGGGCATACGACCCAGACAAACAGAAGAGATCCAACTACAAGTTTACCATGGGTACACGTCACTCTGAGTTCATTATGCCTATGATTACAATGACAGACGTACAGGATTAG
- the LOC135482356 gene encoding 8-oxo-dGDP phosphatase NUDT18-like has protein sequence MATSVCDVLSDLEELLEGRAIKPSVVDAGCDIAASFIPKTKENVCYIVGAVLFNDKGDVLMIQEAKSSCRGQWYLPMGRLEKGESLLEGAQREVLEESGLHFVPTTLLCVEVGCGSWYRFIYTGKVTGGKLKSTSDGDSESLQAKWMKYEEVVDARKRTITIRAGDIFKLIKLGHRRYSQSDVTKRIPKCVGSCNPHKQLLLRLILLQNDTEGKKKVLVNSKEGDHFPLGVIGIPDFSLDVALSRILQAAFVRIKQRPQIFGVLAVEYSGKPPRKNDGVCFTILAQSSSQELQLLKDTGFHWLTVPPGDTLDKLKSRLENVLFIPLLQI, from the exons atggcaaccagtgTCTGCGATGTTTTATCGGATCTCGAAGAGTTGTTAGAAGGAAGGGCCATAAAGCCTTCTGTGGTGGATGCCGGGTGTGACATAGCAG CAAGCTTCATCCCAAAGACCAAGGAGAATGTATGCTATATTGTTGGAGCAGTCCTTTTTAATGATAAAGGCGATGTTCTGATGATACAAGAGGCCAAATCCTCCTGTCGGGGTCAGTGGTACCTCCCCATGGGAAGACTGGAAAAGGGAGAAAGCCTGCTG GAAGGTGCACAAAGAGAAGTACTGGAAGAAAGTGGCCTTCATTTTGTACCCACTACTCTTCTCTGTGTGGAGGTAGGATGTGGTTCCTGGTACAGATTTATCTACACTGGCAAAGTTACAG GAGGCAAGTTAAAAAGTACCTCTGACGGAGATAGTGAATCTTTACAGGCTAAGTGGATGAAGTATGAAGAGGTTGTGGATGCAAGGAAGCGAACCATCACAatcag GGCCGGTGATATTTTTAAGCTGATTAAGTTAGGCCACCGTAGGTACTCACAGTCTGATGTCACAAAGCGAATCCCCAAATGTGTGGGATCCTGCAATCCTCATAAACAGCTGCTCCTGCGACTCATCCTGCTTCAGAATGATACTGAAGG GAAGAAGAAAGTTCTAGTGAACTCCAAGGAAGGGGATCACTTCCCCCTGGGTGTGATAGGTATACCAGATTTCAGCCTGGATGTTGCACTGTCCAGAATTTTACAA GCAGCCTTTGTCAGAATTAAACAGAGGCCCCAGATTTTTGGCGTCTTGGCCGTGGAGTATTCTGGAAAACCACCCCGAAAAAACGACGGAGTCTGCTTTACAATTTTGGCCCAGAGTTCATCACAGGAACTGCAACTGTTAAAAGACACAGGATTTCATTGGCTTACAGTTCCACCTGGAGATACTCTAGACAAACTAAAGTCTCGTTTAGAGAATGTCTTATTTATACCTCTTTtacagatttaa
- the LOC135461258 gene encoding para-nitrobenzyl esterase-like — MSAVFMALCVLLAVYLGFYSHNILQVVSGFLLEPETSDDPVVNTKCGQVRGINNNGISVFKGIPYALPPTGPRRWRPPVPRSQDANTCWEGVYNATEFSSYCWQPKLGNFHEYAGSEDCLYVNVWTPTLEKTANLPVMVWIHGGFLLFLSGSWPWYSPSVNLTRSTNVVYVSMNYRLNAMGFMALDILSAESSSRSSGNYGFRDQILALEWVRDNIIQFGGDPKQVTVFGQSSGGTSIFALLASPMAKGLFQKAWLLSASPILNKTLSDASRDNLAFLRKTGCSDTACLRAMSPRAVLGAVPWYEYPFWAMEDQGDLPVKNVFDGAVAVVDGVVLPKAPFDAWKAGEGVDVPTIIGTTAQELDFLPTPPDLKSWTWDDYTNHVHKRLDTFGEDVSTRALAMYPPSANYTPEFAFTSLGSDLRVTCPNDVMTARAAESFKSNVWRYVVTSQPSKPVNAIGVPFASKYAFHMWDYIAFSGVIPHYIEKPSASDEAFKQTITQEMLNFVRTGSVKTSSWKPYPSSVAILNTSTEVSTGFNSEFCDYWFKNNFFSYAWIN; from the exons ATGTCAGCAGTATTTATGGCGCTGTGTGTACTTTTGGCTGTGTACTTGGGCTTTTATAGCCACAACATACTACAAGTGGTGAGTGGCTTTCTGCTCGAACCGGAGACCTCCGACGATCCGGTCGTGAACACCAAATGCGGCCAAGTTAGAGGAATTAACAACAATGGGATCAGTGTGTTCAAGGGAATCCCCTACGCCCTGCCACCAACGGGCCCGCGACGCTGGCGGCCGCCCGTTCCGCGTTCCCAGGACGCCAACACTTGCTGGGAGGGCGTCTACAACGCCACCGAATTTTCGTCCTACTGCTGGCAACCCAAGCTGGGCAACTTTCACGAATATGCCGGCAGTGAAGATTGTTTGTACGTCAACGTTTGGACGCCAACTTTGGAAAAGACTGCCAACTTACCTGTGATGGTTTGGATCCATGGTGGATTTCTGCTCTTCCTCAGCGGCAGTTGGCCGTGGTACAGTCCCAGCGTCAACCTTACACGAAGCACTAACGTTGTGTACGTCAGCATGAACTACCGCCTTAACGCCATGGGCTTTATGGCTTTGGACATTCTGTCAGCGGAGTCCAGCTCCAGATCCTCCGGCAACTACGGTTTCCGGGACCAGATCCTGGCTCTGGAATGGGTCAGGGACAATATCATACAGTTTGGGGGAGACCCTAAACAG GTAACTGTATTTGGCCAAAGCTCCGGAGGAACCAGTATATTTGCTCTCTTGGCCTCCCCAATGGCCAAAGGTCTGTTCCAGAAAGCCTGGCTCCTCAGCGCCTCTCCCATCCTGAACAAAACCCTGAGCGATGCGTCAAGGGACAACCTGGCGTTTCTCCGGAAGACGGGCTGTTCGGACACGGCCTGTCTTAGGGCTATGAGTCCACGAGCGGTGCTGGGAGCAGTGCCCTGGTACGAGTATCCATTCTGGGCCATGGAGGATCAAGGAGACCTTCCGGTGAAGAATGTTTTTGACGGAGCCGTGGCTGTTGTTGATG GAGTTGTGTTACCAAAAGCTCCTTTCGATGCATGGAAAGCTGGGGAAGGCGTAGATGTTCCAACAATAATAG GCACCACAGCGCAGGAGTTGGATTTCTTGCCCACGCCTCCCGATCTCAAATCGTGGACATGGGATGACTACACCAACCACGTCCACAAAAGGCTGGATACCTTCGGCGAGGACGTCTCGACCAGGGCATTAGCCATGTACCCACCGAGTGCCAATTACACGCCCGAGTTCGCCTTTACGTCCCTCGGATCCGATCTCCGAGTTACGTGCCCCAATGACGTCATGACTGCGCGTGCAGCGGAATCGTTCAAGTCCAATGTATGGCGCTACGTCGTTACATCGCAGCCATCAAAGCCAGTGAACGCCATTGGAGTACCCTTTGCATCCAAATACGCCTTTCATATGTGGGATTATATTGCGTTCAGTGGAGTCATTCCTCATTACATCGAAAAGCCTAGCGCATCGGATGAAGCATTTAAACAGACGATAACTCAGGAGATGTTGAATTTCGTCCGCACAGGCTCAGTGAAAACCAGTTCCTGGAAGCCGTACCCTTCTTCAGTTGCCATCTTGAACACCAGCACAGAAGTTAGCACAGGATTCAACTCGGAATTCTGTGATTATtggtttaaaaataattttttctcttACGCCTGGATTAACTAA